Sequence from the Candidatus Wallbacteria bacterium genome:
TGAAAAACAGCGGGAAAATAGGAGTAGGAACCTCTAATCCTGAATTTAAGCTCACAATCGATAAAGGGGCAGCATCGCCTGACGGCGGTATAATGGCGATCGGAACTTATGGCAGCGGTACCTCACTTGAAACTTCCGGAGTAGGTACCAGGATGTTCTGGTATCCGAAAAAAGCAGCTTTCAGGGCTGGATATGTTAGCGGTATAGAATGGGATGATTCCAATATTGGGGACTATTCCACGGCTTTTGGCAACAGTGCCAAGGCTAGTGGGGTGGATTCCACTGCTATTGGATATCACACTACTGCCAGTGGATTAGGCTCTACTGCTATGGGTGTTGCTACTACAGCCAGCGGATATGTTTCTACCGCTATAGGAGATGAGACTATAGCCAGCGGTGAATGCTCTATTGCCATGGGGAGCTCCACTACAGCCAGCGGATGGGGTTCTACTGCTATGGGAGAATACACTGTGGCCAGCGGGCAAAAATCTACAGCCATGGGATGTTTTACTGTAGCCAGCGGAGCTGTATCTACTGCCATTGGGGATGCTACAACTGCAAGTGCTAATTACTCTACTGCTATGGGGAATAGCACAACAGCTAGCGGTTGGGGTTCTACTGCTATGGGAGTTGGTACTATAGCCAGTGGGAATGAATCTACAGCTTTGGGCTGGTTTACCACAGCAAGTGGAAGTGGCTCCTCAGCTATGGGTGGCTTCATTGAAGTAGGTGGTAGTTATTCTTTTGGTATCGGCTTGGATTACCCTGGAGCAGGTAACACTTATGAAATAACGCAAAATAACACCATGGCTATCATGGGCGGCAAGGTCGGGATCGGAACTGTAAGCCCAACTTTTCCCCTTCAAATCAATGGTGGAATAATGGATACTGGTACATTTGGCGAAGGTGATACTCTTGCTGTTTCTGGTGCAGGTACCAGGATGTTCTGGTATCCCAAAAAAGCGGCGTTCAGGGCTGGAAAAGTTGATGCAGATCAATGGGATGATTTAAGTATTGGGGATTATTCAACAGCTTTTGGTTGGGATACCAAAGCAAGTAATTCAGCTTCCACTGCTTTCGGTTACTTTGCCGTTGCCGGCGGTGCAGCTTCCACTGCTTTCGGGAATGCAACTTATGCCAGTGGTGATGCATCCACAGCTTTCGGGAATTGCACACATGCAAGCGGTCATCAATCCACTGCTTTTGGGTTTTGCTCCACAGCAAGTGGTTTTTATACCACGGCTTTTGGATATTATTCAGTAGCTAGTGGTGACTATTCCACAGCTTTTGGAAATAAAATTGAAGCCAAAGGTAATTACTCGGTTGGCATAGGCTTGGATTCAACAAGCCGCACGATCGAAGCAGCTAACACCATGGCCATCATGGGAGGCAAGGTCGGGATCGGGACAGTCAGCCCTACCGCGTCTCTGGAAGTCAATGGCTCACTGAAAGCGACCTTATTTACCGGTGATGGATCCGGATTGACGAATATCATAACTACCAACGCGGATAAATTGGACTCGCAGGAAGGTACATATTATCTGAACCGTACCAATCACACAGGCACTCAGAGCTGTTCCACCATTTCCGGTTTTACTTCTGAAGTCCAAGCAACAATAACTGCTGGAACAGGGCTCGCCAAAGTTGGAGGAACTTTAGAGGTATCACCAAGTGGGATTGACCATGGTTCTCTGGGTGGTCTTACTCATGATGATCATGCGCAGTATTCGTTGCTGGCCGGTAGATCCGGCGGACAGATTTTGTATGGTGGAACAGCAGCCAGCAACAGCCTGACTCTTGATTCAACTTCAAACACTACCAAAGGATTCGTGCTTTTGAATCCGAATGGCGGTAATGTCGGGATCGGGGCTGTCAGCCCTGAATTCAGACTTACTTTAGATAAAAGCGCTAGTTCACCTGACGGTGGCATCATGGCGATCGGCACTTATGGAAGCGGTGCTTCTATCGAAACATCAGGTCTAGGCACAAGGATGTTCTGGTACCCGAAAAAAGCTGCTTTTAGAGCAGGTCATGTAAACGGCACACAATGGGATGATTTCAATATAGGCCAATATTCAGAGGCTTTCGGTTACAGCACCACGGCCAGGGGATCATGTTCTACTGCCATGGGGGTTGGCACTATTGCAAGCGGAGAAGCCTCAACAGCCATGGGAAATACTACTATAGCTTCCAACATAGGCTCAACTGCCATGGGGATGGACACCTTATCTAGCGGAGAAGCCTCAACAGCTATGGGGGCGAATACTATAGCTAGCAACAACTATTCAACTGCGATGGGAGTGCGCACCCTAGCTAGCGGAAACTCCTCAACTGCCTTAGGAGGATATTCTACTGCGAGTGCTACGTATTCAACTGCCATGGGGTGGTTCCCTGTTGCCAGCGGGGATGTTTCTACTGCTATAGGAGGTTTTACTGTAGCTAGCGGACCATATTCCATTGCCATGGGGACATCTACTACTGCCAGCGGAAGTAATTCTACTGCCATGGGAGTTTATACTACTGCCAGCGGGGCAAATTGTACTGCCATGGGCACCCGCATCAAAGCAGGGGGAAACTATTCCTTTGGAATCGGCCTGAACGACCCTGGAGCAGGCAATACTTATGAAATCACTCAGGCCAACACCATGGCCATCATGGGCGGCAAGGTAGGAATAGGGAAAGTCGATCCTGCCAGGACATTCTTTGTCAATGGCGATGCGGGCGGCACGCTGGACTGGTATAACGATTCTGATGAGCGGCTGAAGAAGAACATCCGCACAATAGACAATGCTTTGGACAAAGTGCTATCCCTGAGAGGCGTGAATTTTGAGTGGAAGGATCCTGAGACTCACGTTTCTGGCCCACAGATGGGACTGATCGCACAGGAAGCGGAGAAGGTCGTGCCAGAAGTGGTGAGCCAGAAGAACGGTACTTATGCCATGCAGTATTCTCCGCTGGTAGGCCTGCTGATCGAGGCTATGAAAGATCAGCAGAAGATCATAGATGAGCAGGGAGAGGCATTGAAAAAGCTCAGCCAGGAAATGGCTGACTTGAAAAATTCTCTGAGCGGGAAGTAGGCGACACATGGTTAAATATTTATTAATTTTGCTGATAATATCCGGCTTATTACCGGCATTTTCAGCTGATACCCTGCGTGTCGGTCAGGGTAATCTTCTGAAAATGCGGGATAATTCCCTGACAGCAGGCAGCCTGGATGTGAATGGAGGAATGACCGCTGATACCGGCTCGATTACAGTGTCAGGAAACACCGAAGTCGATGCCGGAGCTAACCTTTCTCTCGGATCAGGCAGCTTCCAGTCCGGTGATTTTGCCGGTTCAGGCACTTTCACAGGCGGAAGCGGCAGCCACAATTTCACAGGGAACTGGCTCAACAACGGCAGCTATGCTGCTACAACCGGAACTACTGCTTTTAAGGGAAGCAATGTGGAATTCAGGCAATCAGGAACTTTCAGCCACAGCGGAGGAGCAGTCAGGGTCAGCGGCACAGGGAATTCCGATTTCCTGGGAAGTTTTGATTTCCATGATTTCAGCTGCGACACCCCTGGAAAAACCCTGCGCTTTTCCCCTGGCTGCGCCTATGGTTTTGAGGGAAGACTTTTCCTGAATGGGGAAAACGGCAATCCTTTAAGCATTTCAAGCACCGGAACTGGAGCATTTAATTTCAACAATACCGGCAATTGGGAAGTCTCTTACGCTGCAGTGAGTTATTGCCATGCCTTGAATCCGATCGCCTCATTTACGAGTATTAATCAAGGTTACAATCTCAACTGGCAGTTCGCTCCAAATACCACTCTTGCTGCTCCTGCCACCTTAACTCCTGTCGACCAGGAGAAGTTCAGTCTTTCCTGTCCGGTGCTGACAGTAATAAACAGCACAAATACGACTGCTGAACTTTACTATGAATTCTGGGTTTCATCTTCACCTGATTTCACTTCAGGCACGCTGAGTTCAGGCTTGATCTCTGAAACTCAAGCTACTACTTCCTGGCAGGTCAACGTGGATTTGCTGCCCGGACAATATTACTGGAAAGTAAGAGCTTATGACGGCATGGTTTATTCTAACTGGTGCACATCAGCTGCTTTTGAAATCATTCGGAAAGTACCGGAATTCACAGTGGAAGTTTCTCTCAGATCAGGCTGGAATCTGATCTCTCTCGGCCTGCAGCCTGAATCCCGGACAATTGAAGTGATTTTCCACGACATTACCGACAAAATGAAGTATGTAATGGCTTTTTTCCGCTCGCCTGTTGACGAGGAACCTGTAGGATTCCGCACATACATAAACCTGGATGATCTGAAGGATTTCAGCACTCTGCGGGTGATGGATGGATTTCATGGTTACTGGGTGTATATGAACAATAATGCTACTCTGGAAGTGAAAGGATCAGCCATTTCAGACACAACTGAACTGAACCTGGCTTCAGGCTGGAATCTTGCCGGTTACTGGCTGAGTTGCTGCAATCCCCTGCCTCTGGAAGCGACACAGGCCGGTACTGTAATCGACTGTGTTTTCAACAAAACTCCGATCAAGGGTAAAGCCAGGTACATAATGGGTTTCTACCGCGACAGTAACGGCGGCAGTGAAGGCTTCCGCTCTTTCATGAACAACGCAGCGATTGGATTCTCCAACCTCTCCAAGCTTGATTCATATCATGGCTACTGGTTCTATATGGACGGCGAAGGGACTCTGAATTACAGCTACCGCGCTCCCTGAAGCAGATTATTGAGGCTTAAGTTCCTTCTGCAGCATGAAAATCTCATCCCTCAGTTCAGCTGCCTTTTCGAACTGCAGGTTGTTGGCAGCTTTTTCCATTTCCAGCTTCAGCTTCTCGATCACTTCTTCCAGGCTGTATGAATCAACGTATTTGATCACGTTTTTCGCAATTTCTTCCTTAGGTGCCAGGCCTTCGCCGATGGATTTCCGGATCGAGACCGGCGTGATCCCGTGCGTTTCATTGTACTCAACCTGGATCTGGCGCCTGCGTGTCGTTACCTGCATCGCTTCTTTCATGGCGTCTGATATTCTGTCCGCATAAAGCAGCACTTTCGCGTTCAGGTTGCGGGCGCAGCGGCCGAAGGTCTGGATCAGGGACCTGGCTGAGCGCAGGAACCCTTCCTTGTCCGCGTCCAGGATTACGACCAGCGATACTTCAGGCAGGTCCAGGCCTTCGCGCAGAAGGTTGATGCCGACCAGCACGTCGAATTCGCCGAGCCGCAGGCCGCGGATGATCTCCATGCGTTCGATGGTGTCGATCTCAGAATGCAGGTAGCGGGTTTTGAATCCTGCGTTGACGAGATAGGCAGTGAGGTCTTCAGACATCCGCTTGGTGAGTGTGGTGACCAGGGCCCGCTCTTTCCGGTCTATGCAGCGCTTAAGCTCCACCTGGATGTCGTCGATCTGGAGTTCTGTTTTGCGCACCTCAATTACTGGGTCAACGAGCCCGGTGGGGCGGATGATCTGCTCGATCACGTTTTTTCCGCTCAGCTGAAGCTCGAACTCGGTAGGAGTAGCGGACACGAACAGCACCTGATGGAATTTTTTTGACAATTCCTCGAATTTCAGCGGCCTGTTGTCGATCGCAGAAGGCAATCTGAATCCATAGTCCACCAGAGAAGCTTTCCTGGCAGAGTCGCCGTGCTGCATGCCTTTGAGCTGAGGAACAGTGATGTGGGACTCGTCAATGATCAGGAGAAAATCTTTGGGGAAATAGTCGATCAGGGTATAGGGTGGTTCGCCGGGCCCTCTGCCGTCCAGGTGGCGTGAATAGTTTTCGACTCCTTTGCAGTATCCCATTTCTCGCATCAGCTCA
This genomic interval carries:
- the uvrB gene encoding excinuclease ABC subunit UvrB gives rise to the protein MPFKLVSPFSPSGDQPAAIKRLQAGFSSGAGFQTLLGVTGSGKTFSMANLIERLQKPTLIISHNKTLAAQLYREFKEFFPENAVEYFVSYYDYYQPEAYVVTKDLYIEKDSDINEKIDRMRHRATHSLLSRTDVIIVASVSCIYGLGSPVNYSDLKIGLKTGDVIKRGELLEKLVSINFTRNEYEFIPGTFRVRGERVELIPIYSDEGLRITFFDDEIEEIALFEPLTGKVLQKIPEIHVYPATHYAADKKILELAADRIESELKQRIDFFQSSQKLLEAQRISERTRYDLELMREMGYCKGVENYSRHLDGRGPGEPPYTLIDYFPKDFLLIIDESHITVPQLKGMQHGDSARKASLVDYGFRLPSAIDNRPLKFEELSKKFHQVLFVSATPTEFELQLSGKNVIEQIIRPTGLVDPVIEVRKTELQIDDIQVELKRCIDRKERALVTTLTKRMSEDLTAYLVNAGFKTRYLHSEIDTIERMEIIRGLRLGEFDVLVGINLLREGLDLPEVSLVVILDADKEGFLRSARSLIQTFGRCARNLNAKVLLYADRISDAMKEAMQVTTRRRQIQVEYNETHGITPVSIRKSIGEGLAPKEEIAKNVIKYVDSYSLEEVIEKLKLEMEKAANNLQFEKAAELRDEIFMLQKELKPQ
- a CDS encoding tail fiber domain-containing protein, with protein sequence KNSGKIGVGTSNPEFKLTIDKGAASPDGGIMAIGTYGSGTSLETSGVGTRMFWYPKKAAFRAGYVSGIEWDDSNIGDYSTAFGNSAKASGVDSTAIGYHTTASGLGSTAMGVATTASGYVSTAIGDETIASGECSIAMGSSTTASGWGSTAMGEYTVASGQKSTAMGCFTVASGAVSTAIGDATTASANYSTAMGNSTTASGWGSTAMGVGTIASGNESTALGWFTTASGSGSSAMGGFIEVGGSYSFGIGLDYPGAGNTYEITQNNTMAIMGGKVGIGTVSPTFPLQINGGIMDTGTFGEGDTLAVSGAGTRMFWYPKKAAFRAGKVDADQWDDLSIGDYSTAFGWDTKASNSASTAFGYFAVAGGAASTAFGNATYASGDASTAFGNCTHASGHQSTAFGFCSTASGFYTTAFGYYSVASGDYSTAFGNKIEAKGNYSVGIGLDSTSRTIEAANTMAIMGGKVGIGTVSPTASLEVNGSLKATLFTGDGSGLTNIITTNADKLDSQEGTYYLNRTNHTGTQSCSTISGFTSEVQATITAGTGLAKVGGTLEVSPSGIDHGSLGGLTHDDHAQYSLLAGRSGGQILYGGTAASNSLTLDSTSNTTKGFVLLNPNGGNVGIGAVSPEFRLTLDKSASSPDGGIMAIGTYGSGASIETSGLGTRMFWYPKKAAFRAGHVNGTQWDDFNIGQYSEAFGYSTTARGSCSTAMGVGTIASGEASTAMGNTTIASNIGSTAMGMDTLSSGEASTAMGANTIASNNYSTAMGVRTLASGNSSTALGGYSTASATYSTAMGWFPVASGDVSTAIGGFTVASGPYSIAMGTSTTASGSNSTAMGVYTTASGANCTAMGTRIKAGGNYSFGIGLNDPGAGNTYEITQANTMAIMGGKVGIGKVDPARTFFVNGDAGGTLDWYNDSDERLKKNIRTIDNALDKVLSLRGVNFEWKDPETHVSGPQMGLIAQEAEKVVPEVVSQKNGTYAMQYSPLVGLLIEAMKDQQKIIDEQGEALKKLSQEMADLKNSLSGK